In Haemorhous mexicanus isolate bHaeMex1 chromosome 6, bHaeMex1.pri, whole genome shotgun sequence, a single window of DNA contains:
- the UNC93B1 gene encoding protein unc-93 homolog B1 isoform X1, whose amino-acid sequence MEKDVDGCLDGAKTVPSASLGTEGTETQLDSFVGAHPDYNEEEEEQKYFRRKRLGVIKNVVAASLAGTLTYSVYLGLLQMQLILHYDETYREVKYSNIRLEDIDRKVLMGINVTPVAALLYTPILIRFFGTKWAMFLAVGVYALFVSSNYWERYYTLVPSAVAIGMVIVPLWASMGTYIMRMAQKYYEYINYREEQEKERQRAPRDACNAYIIVFQTIFYSCFHLSFVCAQMPMVFFLNNYLYQLNHTLFAVKHCGTLSHGTLPGFNKTVLQSLPRSVNLIIVESGLMAAAFLAMLVVLVLCGAAYRPMEEIDMRSIGWGNIFQLPFKHMRDYRLRHLFPLFIYSGFEVLFVCTGFSLNYGVCALGLERLAYLLMAYGFSASVCSSLALCMLRLRRHIPLLAGAFIHAVLLVTLFCWAPEPRYLAQALLLYSIAALWGTGSALNKTGISILLGMLYKKKERQDFIFTIYHWWQALAIFTVYLWSGLPMKAKLSIMLLTLVVAVGTYLWMERKVAWNVEVRLPRIPRPRHKTRGYRYLEDNSDETGSDGDGDKEDDDRHPTEATTEDELPKEDGEQLGQ is encoded by the exons ATGGAGAAGGACGTTGACGGCTGCCTGGATGGGGCCaagacagtgccaagtgccagtctgggcactgaggggacagagaCACAG CTGGACAGTTTTGTGGGTGCTCACCCGGACTAcaatgaggaagaggaggagcagaagtACTTTCGTCGCAAGCGCCTTGGTGTCATCAAGAACGTGgtggctgccagcctggctggcaccCTCACTTACAGCGTCTACCTGG GTCTGCTGCAGATGCAGCTGATCCTTCACTATGACGAGACCTACCGGGAGGTGAAGTACAGCAATATCCGGTTGGAGGACATTGACCGCAAGGTGCTGATGGGCATCAACGTCACACCCGTGGCAGCGCTGCTCTACACACCCATCCTCATCAG ATTCTTTGGCACCAAGTGGGCCATGTTCCTGGCGGTCGGTGTCTACGCGCTCTTCGTCTCCAGCAACTACTGGGAGCGCTACTACACGCTGGTGCCCTCCGCAGTGGCCATTGGCATGGTGATCGTGCCCCTCTGGGCCTCCATGGGCACCTACATCATGCG GATGGCCCAGAAGTACTACGAGTACATTAACtacagggaggagcaggagaaggagaggcaGCGAGCACCGCGGGACGCCTGCAATGCCTACATCATCGTCTTCCAGACCATCTTCTACTCCTGCTTCCAC TTGAGCTTCGTCTGTGCTCAGATGCCCATGGTCTTCTTCCTCAACAACTACCTCTACCAACTCAACCACACGCTCTTTGCAGTGAAGCACTGCG GGACCCTGAGCCACGGCACACTGCCTGGTTTCAACAAgactgtgctgcagagccttCCCCGCAGCGTCAACCTCATCATCGTGGAGAGCGGGTTGATGGCCGCCGCCTTCCTCGCCATGCTGGTG gtgctggtgctgtgcgGTGCGGCGTACCGGCCCATGGAGGAGATCGACATGCGCAGCATCGGCTGGGGCAACATCTTCCAGCTGCCCTTCAAGCACATGCGGGACTACCGCCTGCGGCACCTCTTCCCACTGTTCATCTACAGCGGCTTCGAGGTGCTCTTTGTCTGCACTGGATTCTCCCTG AACTACGGCGTGTGCGCCCTTGGGCTGGAGAGGTTGGCGTATCTCCTCATGGCCTACGGCTTCTCCGCCTCggtgtgctccagcctggccctgtgcaTGCTGCGCCTGCGCCGGCACATCCCGCTCCTGGCTGGAGCCTTCATCCACGCTGTGCTCTTGGTGACGCTCTTCTGCTGGGCGCCGGAGCCCCGGTACCTGGCACAGGCGCTGCTGCTCTACAGCATTGCCGCGCTCTGGGGCACGGGCAGTGCCCTCAACAAGACCGGAATCAGCA TCCTCCTAGGGATGTTGTACAAGAAAAAGGAGCGCCAAGACTTCATCTTCACCATCTACCACTGGTGGCAGGCCCTGGCTATCTTCACCGTCTACCTGTGGTCAGGGCTGCCCATGAAG GCCAAGCTGTCCATCATGCTGCTGACgctggtggtggcagtggggacATACCTGTGGATGGAGCGGAAGGTGGCGTGGAACGTGGAAGTCCGGCTGCCCCGCATCCCACGCCCGCGCCACAAAACACGTGGATACCGCTACCTGGAGGACAACTCGGATGAGACTGGCTCTGATGGTGACGGGGACAAGGAGGATGATGACAGGCACCCAACTGAGGCCACCACGGAGGATGAGCTGCCAAAAGAggatgggg
- the UNC93B1 gene encoding protein unc-93 homolog B1 isoform X2, producing MGPRQCQVPVWALRGQRHSFVGAHPDYNEEEEEQKYFRRKRLGVIKNVVAASLAGTLTYSVYLGLLQMQLILHYDETYREVKYSNIRLEDIDRKVLMGINVTPVAALLYTPILIRFFGTKWAMFLAVGVYALFVSSNYWERYYTLVPSAVAIGMVIVPLWASMGTYIMRMAQKYYEYINYREEQEKERQRAPRDACNAYIIVFQTIFYSCFHLSFVCAQMPMVFFLNNYLYQLNHTLFAVKHCGTLSHGTLPGFNKTVLQSLPRSVNLIIVESGLMAAAFLAMLVVLVLCGAAYRPMEEIDMRSIGWGNIFQLPFKHMRDYRLRHLFPLFIYSGFEVLFVCTGFSLNYGVCALGLERLAYLLMAYGFSASVCSSLALCMLRLRRHIPLLAGAFIHAVLLVTLFCWAPEPRYLAQALLLYSIAALWGTGSALNKTGISILLGMLYKKKERQDFIFTIYHWWQALAIFTVYLWSGLPMKAKLSIMLLTLVVAVGTYLWMERKVAWNVEVRLPRIPRPRHKTRGYRYLEDNSDETGSDGDGDKEDDDRHPTEATTEDELPKEDGEQLGQ from the exons ATGGGGCCaagacagtgccaagtgccagtctgggcactgaggggacagagaCACAG TTTTGTGGGTGCTCACCCGGACTAcaatgaggaagaggaggagcagaagtACTTTCGTCGCAAGCGCCTTGGTGTCATCAAGAACGTGgtggctgccagcctggctggcaccCTCACTTACAGCGTCTACCTGG GTCTGCTGCAGATGCAGCTGATCCTTCACTATGACGAGACCTACCGGGAGGTGAAGTACAGCAATATCCGGTTGGAGGACATTGACCGCAAGGTGCTGATGGGCATCAACGTCACACCCGTGGCAGCGCTGCTCTACACACCCATCCTCATCAG ATTCTTTGGCACCAAGTGGGCCATGTTCCTGGCGGTCGGTGTCTACGCGCTCTTCGTCTCCAGCAACTACTGGGAGCGCTACTACACGCTGGTGCCCTCCGCAGTGGCCATTGGCATGGTGATCGTGCCCCTCTGGGCCTCCATGGGCACCTACATCATGCG GATGGCCCAGAAGTACTACGAGTACATTAACtacagggaggagcaggagaaggagaggcaGCGAGCACCGCGGGACGCCTGCAATGCCTACATCATCGTCTTCCAGACCATCTTCTACTCCTGCTTCCAC TTGAGCTTCGTCTGTGCTCAGATGCCCATGGTCTTCTTCCTCAACAACTACCTCTACCAACTCAACCACACGCTCTTTGCAGTGAAGCACTGCG GGACCCTGAGCCACGGCACACTGCCTGGTTTCAACAAgactgtgctgcagagccttCCCCGCAGCGTCAACCTCATCATCGTGGAGAGCGGGTTGATGGCCGCCGCCTTCCTCGCCATGCTGGTG gtgctggtgctgtgcgGTGCGGCGTACCGGCCCATGGAGGAGATCGACATGCGCAGCATCGGCTGGGGCAACATCTTCCAGCTGCCCTTCAAGCACATGCGGGACTACCGCCTGCGGCACCTCTTCCCACTGTTCATCTACAGCGGCTTCGAGGTGCTCTTTGTCTGCACTGGATTCTCCCTG AACTACGGCGTGTGCGCCCTTGGGCTGGAGAGGTTGGCGTATCTCCTCATGGCCTACGGCTTCTCCGCCTCggtgtgctccagcctggccctgtgcaTGCTGCGCCTGCGCCGGCACATCCCGCTCCTGGCTGGAGCCTTCATCCACGCTGTGCTCTTGGTGACGCTCTTCTGCTGGGCGCCGGAGCCCCGGTACCTGGCACAGGCGCTGCTGCTCTACAGCATTGCCGCGCTCTGGGGCACGGGCAGTGCCCTCAACAAGACCGGAATCAGCA TCCTCCTAGGGATGTTGTACAAGAAAAAGGAGCGCCAAGACTTCATCTTCACCATCTACCACTGGTGGCAGGCCCTGGCTATCTTCACCGTCTACCTGTGGTCAGGGCTGCCCATGAAG GCCAAGCTGTCCATCATGCTGCTGACgctggtggtggcagtggggacATACCTGTGGATGGAGCGGAAGGTGGCGTGGAACGTGGAAGTCCGGCTGCCCCGCATCCCACGCCCGCGCCACAAAACACGTGGATACCGCTACCTGGAGGACAACTCGGATGAGACTGGCTCTGATGGTGACGGGGACAAGGAGGATGATGACAGGCACCCAACTGAGGCCACCACGGAGGATGAGCTGCCAAAAGAggatgggg
- the UNC93B1 gene encoding protein unc-93 homolog B1 isoform X3 — protein sequence MGPRQCQVPVWALRGQRHSWTVLWVLTRTTMRKRRSRSTFVASALVSSRTWWLPAWLAPSLTASTWMQLILHYDETYREVKYSNIRLEDIDRKVLMGINVTPVAALLYTPILIRFFGTKWAMFLAVGVYALFVSSNYWERYYTLVPSAVAIGMVIVPLWASMGTYIMRMAQKYYEYINYREEQEKERQRAPRDACNAYIIVFQTIFYSCFHLSFVCAQMPMVFFLNNYLYQLNHTLFAVKHCGTLSHGTLPGFNKTVLQSLPRSVNLIIVESGLMAAAFLAMLVVLVLCGAAYRPMEEIDMRSIGWGNIFQLPFKHMRDYRLRHLFPLFIYSGFEVLFVCTGFSLNYGVCALGLERLAYLLMAYGFSASVCSSLALCMLRLRRHIPLLAGAFIHAVLLVTLFCWAPEPRYLAQALLLYSIAALWGTGSALNKTGISILLGMLYKKKERQDFIFTIYHWWQALAIFTVYLWSGLPMKAKLSIMLLTLVVAVGTYLWMERKVAWNVEVRLPRIPRPRHKTRGYRYLEDNSDETGSDGDGDKEDDDRHPTEATTEDELPKEDGEQLGQ from the exons ATGGGGCCaagacagtgccaagtgccagtctgggcactgaggggacagagaCACAG CTGGACAGTTTTGTGGGTGCTCACCCGGACTAcaatgaggaagaggaggagcagaagtACTTTCGTCGCAAGCGCCTTGGTGTCATCAAGAACGTGgtggctgccagcctggctggcaccCTCACTTACAGCGTCTACCTGG ATGCAGCTGATCCTTCACTATGACGAGACCTACCGGGAGGTGAAGTACAGCAATATCCGGTTGGAGGACATTGACCGCAAGGTGCTGATGGGCATCAACGTCACACCCGTGGCAGCGCTGCTCTACACACCCATCCTCATCAG ATTCTTTGGCACCAAGTGGGCCATGTTCCTGGCGGTCGGTGTCTACGCGCTCTTCGTCTCCAGCAACTACTGGGAGCGCTACTACACGCTGGTGCCCTCCGCAGTGGCCATTGGCATGGTGATCGTGCCCCTCTGGGCCTCCATGGGCACCTACATCATGCG GATGGCCCAGAAGTACTACGAGTACATTAACtacagggaggagcaggagaaggagaggcaGCGAGCACCGCGGGACGCCTGCAATGCCTACATCATCGTCTTCCAGACCATCTTCTACTCCTGCTTCCAC TTGAGCTTCGTCTGTGCTCAGATGCCCATGGTCTTCTTCCTCAACAACTACCTCTACCAACTCAACCACACGCTCTTTGCAGTGAAGCACTGCG GGACCCTGAGCCACGGCACACTGCCTGGTTTCAACAAgactgtgctgcagagccttCCCCGCAGCGTCAACCTCATCATCGTGGAGAGCGGGTTGATGGCCGCCGCCTTCCTCGCCATGCTGGTG gtgctggtgctgtgcgGTGCGGCGTACCGGCCCATGGAGGAGATCGACATGCGCAGCATCGGCTGGGGCAACATCTTCCAGCTGCCCTTCAAGCACATGCGGGACTACCGCCTGCGGCACCTCTTCCCACTGTTCATCTACAGCGGCTTCGAGGTGCTCTTTGTCTGCACTGGATTCTCCCTG AACTACGGCGTGTGCGCCCTTGGGCTGGAGAGGTTGGCGTATCTCCTCATGGCCTACGGCTTCTCCGCCTCggtgtgctccagcctggccctgtgcaTGCTGCGCCTGCGCCGGCACATCCCGCTCCTGGCTGGAGCCTTCATCCACGCTGTGCTCTTGGTGACGCTCTTCTGCTGGGCGCCGGAGCCCCGGTACCTGGCACAGGCGCTGCTGCTCTACAGCATTGCCGCGCTCTGGGGCACGGGCAGTGCCCTCAACAAGACCGGAATCAGCA TCCTCCTAGGGATGTTGTACAAGAAAAAGGAGCGCCAAGACTTCATCTTCACCATCTACCACTGGTGGCAGGCCCTGGCTATCTTCACCGTCTACCTGTGGTCAGGGCTGCCCATGAAG GCCAAGCTGTCCATCATGCTGCTGACgctggtggtggcagtggggacATACCTGTGGATGGAGCGGAAGGTGGCGTGGAACGTGGAAGTCCGGCTGCCCCGCATCCCACGCCCGCGCCACAAAACACGTGGATACCGCTACCTGGAGGACAACTCGGATGAGACTGGCTCTGATGGTGACGGGGACAAGGAGGATGATGACAGGCACCCAACTGAGGCCACCACGGAGGATGAGCTGCCAAAAGAggatgggg
- the UNC93B1 gene encoding protein unc-93 homolog B1 isoform X4 produces the protein MRKRRSRSTFVASALVSSRTWWLPAWLAPSLTASTWMQLILHYDETYREVKYSNIRLEDIDRKVLMGINVTPVAALLYTPILIRFFGTKWAMFLAVGVYALFVSSNYWERYYTLVPSAVAIGMVIVPLWASMGTYIMRMAQKYYEYINYREEQEKERQRAPRDACNAYIIVFQTIFYSCFHLSFVCAQMPMVFFLNNYLYQLNHTLFAVKHCGTLSHGTLPGFNKTVLQSLPRSVNLIIVESGLMAAAFLAMLVVLVLCGAAYRPMEEIDMRSIGWGNIFQLPFKHMRDYRLRHLFPLFIYSGFEVLFVCTGFSLNYGVCALGLERLAYLLMAYGFSASVCSSLALCMLRLRRHIPLLAGAFIHAVLLVTLFCWAPEPRYLAQALLLYSIAALWGTGSALNKTGISILLGMLYKKKERQDFIFTIYHWWQALAIFTVYLWSGLPMKAKLSIMLLTLVVAVGTYLWMERKVAWNVEVRLPRIPRPRHKTRGYRYLEDNSDETGSDGDGDKEDDDRHPTEATTEDELPKEDGEQLGQ, from the exons atgaggaagaggaggagcagaagtACTTTCGTCGCAAGCGCCTTGGTGTCATCAAGAACGTGgtggctgccagcctggctggcaccCTCACTTACAGCGTCTACCTGG ATGCAGCTGATCCTTCACTATGACGAGACCTACCGGGAGGTGAAGTACAGCAATATCCGGTTGGAGGACATTGACCGCAAGGTGCTGATGGGCATCAACGTCACACCCGTGGCAGCGCTGCTCTACACACCCATCCTCATCAG ATTCTTTGGCACCAAGTGGGCCATGTTCCTGGCGGTCGGTGTCTACGCGCTCTTCGTCTCCAGCAACTACTGGGAGCGCTACTACACGCTGGTGCCCTCCGCAGTGGCCATTGGCATGGTGATCGTGCCCCTCTGGGCCTCCATGGGCACCTACATCATGCG GATGGCCCAGAAGTACTACGAGTACATTAACtacagggaggagcaggagaaggagaggcaGCGAGCACCGCGGGACGCCTGCAATGCCTACATCATCGTCTTCCAGACCATCTTCTACTCCTGCTTCCAC TTGAGCTTCGTCTGTGCTCAGATGCCCATGGTCTTCTTCCTCAACAACTACCTCTACCAACTCAACCACACGCTCTTTGCAGTGAAGCACTGCG GGACCCTGAGCCACGGCACACTGCCTGGTTTCAACAAgactgtgctgcagagccttCCCCGCAGCGTCAACCTCATCATCGTGGAGAGCGGGTTGATGGCCGCCGCCTTCCTCGCCATGCTGGTG gtgctggtgctgtgcgGTGCGGCGTACCGGCCCATGGAGGAGATCGACATGCGCAGCATCGGCTGGGGCAACATCTTCCAGCTGCCCTTCAAGCACATGCGGGACTACCGCCTGCGGCACCTCTTCCCACTGTTCATCTACAGCGGCTTCGAGGTGCTCTTTGTCTGCACTGGATTCTCCCTG AACTACGGCGTGTGCGCCCTTGGGCTGGAGAGGTTGGCGTATCTCCTCATGGCCTACGGCTTCTCCGCCTCggtgtgctccagcctggccctgtgcaTGCTGCGCCTGCGCCGGCACATCCCGCTCCTGGCTGGAGCCTTCATCCACGCTGTGCTCTTGGTGACGCTCTTCTGCTGGGCGCCGGAGCCCCGGTACCTGGCACAGGCGCTGCTGCTCTACAGCATTGCCGCGCTCTGGGGCACGGGCAGTGCCCTCAACAAGACCGGAATCAGCA TCCTCCTAGGGATGTTGTACAAGAAAAAGGAGCGCCAAGACTTCATCTTCACCATCTACCACTGGTGGCAGGCCCTGGCTATCTTCACCGTCTACCTGTGGTCAGGGCTGCCCATGAAG GCCAAGCTGTCCATCATGCTGCTGACgctggtggtggcagtggggacATACCTGTGGATGGAGCGGAAGGTGGCGTGGAACGTGGAAGTCCGGCTGCCCCGCATCCCACGCCCGCGCCACAAAACACGTGGATACCGCTACCTGGAGGACAACTCGGATGAGACTGGCTCTGATGGTGACGGGGACAAGGAGGATGATGACAGGCACCCAACTGAGGCCACCACGGAGGATGAGCTGCCAAAAGAggatgggg